The Agromyces marinus genome window below encodes:
- a CDS encoding YrhK family protein, translating into MVETTRREVPTVRRLRREAWGFIAGSLCFIVGAVPNYAEWAGPVGVGVTFFVGSIFFTLAALIQLGLSGRHLPRRGVSRADRNDWWASAVQFAGTLFFNWSTLVALLGAIAEPTRMGVGWRPDAFGSIAFLVSSALAMAATHERGELWDTDARTWHGTWLNMVGSVLFGLSAIGAYVLPDTGTYVNLLWANLGTLLGGVCFLVAALLSRRTIPKG; encoded by the coding sequence GTGGTCGAGACCACCCGCCGGGAGGTGCCGACGGTGCGACGCCTGCGCCGCGAGGCGTGGGGATTCATCGCCGGCTCCCTCTGCTTCATCGTCGGCGCGGTCCCGAACTACGCGGAGTGGGCGGGCCCCGTCGGGGTCGGCGTCACGTTCTTCGTCGGTTCGATCTTCTTCACGCTCGCCGCGTTGATCCAGTTGGGCCTCAGCGGCCGCCACCTGCCGCGGCGCGGCGTCTCGCGCGCGGACCGCAACGACTGGTGGGCGTCGGCCGTCCAGTTCGCCGGCACCCTCTTCTTCAACTGGAGCACACTGGTCGCGCTGCTCGGCGCGATCGCCGAACCGACCCGGATGGGCGTCGGCTGGCGCCCGGACGCGTTCGGCTCGATCGCGTTCCTGGTCTCGAGCGCGCTGGCCATGGCCGCGACCCACGAGCGGGGCGAGCTCTGGGACACGGATGCGCGCACCTGGCACGGCACCTGGCTGAACATGGTCGGCTCGGTGCTCTTCGGCCTCTCGGCGATCGGGGCGTACGTGCTGCCCGACACGGGCACGTACGTGAACCTGCTCTGGGCGAACCTCGGCACGCTCCTCGGCGGGGTCTGCTTCCTGGTCGCGGCGCTGCTGTCGCGCCGCACGATCCCGAAGGGCTGA
- the rpsN gene encoding 30S ribosomal protein S14, which translates to MAKKSKIARNEQRKVVVDRYAAKRAELKKTLVDPNATDDAREAARVGLQKLPRNASPVRVRSRDAIDGRPRGVLTKFGVSRVRFRDMAHRGELPGITKSSW; encoded by the coding sequence ATGGCCAAGAAGAGCAAGATCGCGCGCAACGAGCAGCGCAAGGTGGTCGTCGACCGCTACGCCGCGAAGCGCGCCGAGCTGAAGAAGACCCTCGTCGACCCGAACGCGACCGACGATGCCCGTGAGGCCGCCCGCGTCGGCCTGCAGAAGCTGCCCCGCAACGCCTCGCCGGTGCGCGTGCGCTCGCGCGACGCCATCGACGGCCGCCCCCGTGGCGTGCTCACGAAGTTCGGCGTCTCGCGCGTCCGCTTCCGTGACATGGCGCACCGCGGCGAGCTGCCCGGCATCACCAAGTCGAGCTGGTAG
- a CDS encoding glutamate decarboxylase: MHHDDELEPTFTRAGEATTARYTRIPDGEMLPETAYRIIHDESMLDGNARLNLATFVTTWMDEHGDRLYHDAFDKNMIDKDEYPATAAIEEYCWRILADLWNAPDPDDAIGTSTIGSSEACMLGGLALKRRWQHARRAAGKSTETPNLIMSSAVQVCWEKFCNFFDIEMRFIDTSDEHPLMDGTGLEDVVDENTIGVVVIMGVTYTGSYEPVTKVAAKLDEIQAATGLDIPIHVDGASGAMVAPFLQPDLEWDFRVERVQSINTSGHKYGLVYPGVGWVVWRNTAALPEDLVFRVSYLGGSMPTFAINFSRPGAQVLLQYYRFLRLGREGYRAIQQASQDVAVFLSGEIAALDAYELLTDGRDIPVFAWRLRPGHTDKWTLYHLSERLRIKGWLVPAYPLSGDQSEQTVMRIVCRNGLSRDLAEDLLRDIREETEFLDGLDGPMPHEGLVKTFHH, translated from the coding sequence ATGCATCACGACGACGAGCTCGAGCCGACGTTCACGCGGGCCGGCGAGGCGACCACCGCGAGGTACACGCGGATCCCGGACGGCGAGATGCTGCCCGAGACGGCGTACCGCATCATCCACGACGAGTCGATGCTCGACGGCAACGCGCGCCTGAACCTGGCGACGTTCGTGACGACGTGGATGGACGAGCACGGCGATCGGCTGTACCACGACGCGTTCGACAAGAACATGATCGACAAGGACGAGTACCCGGCGACTGCGGCGATCGAGGAGTACTGCTGGCGGATCCTCGCCGATCTCTGGAACGCGCCGGACCCGGATGACGCGATCGGCACGTCGACCATCGGCTCGTCCGAGGCGTGCATGCTCGGCGGGCTCGCCCTGAAGCGGCGCTGGCAGCACGCGCGTCGTGCGGCGGGGAAGTCGACCGAGACGCCGAACCTGATCATGTCGAGCGCCGTGCAGGTGTGCTGGGAGAAGTTCTGCAACTTCTTCGACATCGAGATGCGGTTCATCGACACGAGCGACGAGCACCCGCTCATGGACGGCACCGGGCTCGAGGACGTGGTCGACGAGAACACGATCGGCGTCGTCGTGATCATGGGCGTCACCTACACGGGCTCGTACGAGCCCGTGACGAAGGTCGCCGCGAAGCTCGACGAGATCCAGGCTGCGACCGGCCTCGACATCCCGATCCACGTCGACGGCGCCTCGGGCGCGATGGTCGCGCCGTTCCTGCAGCCCGATCTCGAGTGGGACTTCCGCGTCGAGCGGGTGCAGTCGATCAACACGTCGGGCCACAAGTACGGGCTCGTCTACCCGGGCGTCGGTTGGGTGGTGTGGCGGAACACCGCCGCGCTGCCCGAGGACCTCGTGTTCCGGGTGAGCTACCTCGGGGGGTCGATGCCGACGTTCGCGATCAACTTCTCGCGACCCGGTGCGCAGGTGCTGCTGCAGTACTACCGGTTTCTTCGGCTCGGCCGCGAGGGGTACCGCGCGATCCAGCAGGCGTCGCAGGACGTCGCGGTGTTCCTCTCCGGCGAGATCGCCGCGCTCGACGCGTACGAGCTCCTCACCGACGGCCGCGACATCCCGGTCTTCGCCTGGCGCTTGAGGCCCGGCCACACCGACAAGTGGACGCTGTACCACCTCTCCGAGCGGCTCCGGATCAAGGGCTGGCTCGTCCCGGCCTATCCGCTCTCCGGCGACCAGTCCGAGCAGACCGTCATGCGCATCGTGTGCCGGAACGGGCTGAGCCGCGACCTGGCCGAGGACCTGCTGCGCGACATCCGCGAGGAGACCGAGTTCCTCGACGGCCTCGACGGTCCGATGCCGCACGAGGGCCTCGTCAAGACCTTCCACCACTGA
- the rpmG gene encoding 50S ribosomal protein L33, whose protein sequence is MAKQQDIRPIIKLRSTAGTGYTYVTRKNRRNNPDRLVLKKYDPVVRKHVDFREER, encoded by the coding sequence ATGGCGAAGCAGCAGGACATCCGTCCGATCATCAAGCTCCGTTCGACGGCCGGCACCGGGTACACCTACGTGACCCGCAAGAACCGTCGCAACAACCCCGACCGTCTCGTGCTCAAGAAGTACGACCCCGTGGTGCGCAAGCACGTCGACTTCCGAGAGGAGCGCTAA
- the rpmB gene encoding 50S ribosomal protein L28 has product MAAVCQVTGAVPGFGHNISHSHRRTKRRFDPNVQKKTYYVPSLRRKVTLNVSAKGIKVIDARGIEAVIKDIQARGVKL; this is encoded by the coding sequence ATGGCAGCAGTGTGCCAGGTGACCGGAGCCGTCCCCGGCTTCGGACACAACATCTCGCACTCGCACCGCCGGACGAAGCGCCGCTTCGACCCGAACGTGCAGAAGAAGACCTACTACGTGCCGTCGCTTCGCCGTAAGGTCACCCTGAACGTGTCCGCCAAGGGCATCAAGGTGATCGACGCCCGTGGCATCGAGGCCGTCATCAAGGACATCCAGGCTCGTGGGGTGAAGCTCTAA